A genomic region of uncultured Roseibium sp. contains the following coding sequences:
- a CDS encoding ABC transporter permease, with the protein MDTRLNKDLEGAGYDVLNPLPEETAPPPVKRGLSPINRRRLENFKANRRGYWSLWIFLVLFFMTLFSEFLVNDRPIVAMYKGEFLTPVFTEYPEEKFGGFLATTDFRDPFIQEEINANGWMLWPPVRYSYNTVNNEIPVAAPSPPTWMLPKAERCVQYPLGDEDPNCTLGNWNWLGTDDQGRDVVGRLFYGFRLSVLFGLALTLASSVIGIAAGATQGYYGGWVDLGFQRFTEIWSAMPTLYLILIISSVLTPGFWVLFSILLAFSWIALVGVVRAEFLRGRNFEYISAARALGVSNPVIMWRHLLPNAMVATLTFMPFILNGSISTLTALDFLGLGLPPGSPSLGELLRQGKNNLNAPWLGLTGFFVLSIMLSLLIFIGEAVRDAFDPRKSLAQGGANG; encoded by the coding sequence ATGGATACACGCCTTAACAAGGATCTCGAAGGGGCAGGATACGATGTCCTGAATCCGCTGCCGGAAGAAACGGCGCCGCCGCCGGTCAAGCGGGGCCTTTCGCCGATCAACCGGCGCAGGCTTGAGAATTTCAAGGCGAACCGGCGCGGCTACTGGTCCTTGTGGATCTTTCTCGTCCTGTTCTTCATGACCCTGTTTTCCGAGTTTCTGGTCAACGACCGGCCGATCGTGGCCATGTACAAGGGCGAGTTCCTGACACCGGTCTTCACCGAGTATCCGGAAGAGAAGTTCGGCGGGTTTCTGGCGACCACGGATTTCCGCGATCCGTTCATCCAGGAAGAAATCAACGCCAACGGCTGGATGCTCTGGCCGCCGGTGCGCTACTCCTACAACACCGTCAACAACGAGATACCGGTTGCCGCCCCGTCTCCGCCGACCTGGATGCTTCCAAAGGCAGAGCGCTGTGTCCAGTACCCGTTGGGAGACGAGGACCCGAACTGCACCCTCGGGAACTGGAACTGGCTCGGTACGGACGATCAGGGCAGGGACGTCGTCGGCAGGTTGTTCTATGGCTTCAGGCTGTCCGTTCTGTTCGGGCTGGCGCTGACGCTTGCTTCGTCGGTCATCGGCATCGCGGCGGGGGCCACGCAGGGTTACTACGGCGGATGGGTCGATCTGGGCTTCCAGCGCTTCACCGAGATCTGGTCTGCGATGCCCACACTCTATCTCATCCTGATCATTTCATCGGTGCTCACACCCGGTTTCTGGGTGCTGTTCTCTATCCTGCTCGCCTTTTCCTGGATAGCTCTTGTCGGTGTGGTCCGGGCGGAGTTCCTGAGGGGGCGGAACTTTGAATATATCTCCGCCGCGCGGGCGCTCGGTGTCTCCAACCCGGTGATCATGTGGCGGCATCTGCTTCCCAATGCCATGGTCGCAACCCTCACCTTCATGCCGTTCATCCTGAACGGATCGATCTCGACGCTTACGGCGCTGGACTTTCTCGGTCTCGGTCTGCCGCCCGGGTCGCCGTCACTCGGCGAGCTTCTGCGGCAGGGAAAGAATAATCTGAATGCGCCCTGGCTCGGCCTTACCGGCTTCTTCGTTCTGTCGATCATGCTGAGCCTGTTGATCTTTATCGGCGAAGCCGTGCGCGACGCCTTCGACCCGCGCAAGAGCCTGGCGCAGGGAGGTGCCAATGGCTAG
- a CDS encoding ABC transporter ATP-binding protein: MASRTLISVKDLSVAFAQGKGQALAVDRISFDIDKGETIALVGESGSGKSVSALSILKLLPYPAASHPSGEILMNGQDLLKASDNELRKIRGNAVSMIFQEPMTSLNPLHTVEKQISEVLRIHRGMGETQARQRVLELLNQVGIREAETRLKSYPHQLSGGQRQRVMIAMALANEPDLLIADEPTTALDVTVQAQILELLKKLQRREGMAMLFITHDLGIVRKFADRVCVMTDGKIVEQGPVADIFDNPQHDYTKHLLAAEPKGEPPETDKSKPVVVQAEDLKVWFPVKRGLLRKTVDHIKAVDGIDIEVRQGQTLGIVGESGSGKTTLGLAILRMISSTGRISFDGNEIQQNSWKQMKPLRRDMQIVFQDPFGALSPRMSVADIVGEGLQVHFPQMSYEERDRKVAQALVEVGLEAGMRHRYPHEFSGGQRQRISIARAMVLEPKFVMLDEPTSALDMSVQAQVVDLLRDLQKAHGLAYLFISHDLKVVRALANEVIVMRQGKVVEAGPSEQIFDAPETDYTRALMAAAFRLETAPEGVVSA; this comes from the coding sequence ATGGCTAGTCGCACGCTCATCTCCGTCAAGGATCTTTCGGTCGCCTTTGCCCAGGGCAAGGGCCAGGCGCTCGCCGTCGACAGAATTTCCTTCGACATCGACAAGGGCGAGACGATCGCACTCGTTGGAGAAAGCGGCTCCGGCAAGTCCGTTTCCGCGCTCTCGATCCTGAAGCTGCTGCCTTATCCGGCGGCGTCCCACCCGTCCGGCGAAATCCTGATGAACGGTCAGGACCTTCTGAAGGCGAGCGACAACGAGTTGCGCAAGATCCGCGGCAATGCGGTATCGATGATCTTTCAGGAACCGATGACCTCGCTCAATCCGTTGCACACGGTTGAAAAGCAGATTTCGGAAGTGCTGCGCATCCACCGGGGCATGGGGGAAACGCAGGCGCGCCAGCGGGTTCTGGAATTGCTCAACCAGGTCGGCATCCGCGAGGCGGAGACCAGGCTGAAATCCTATCCGCACCAGCTCTCCGGCGGACAGCGTCAGCGTGTCATGATCGCCATGGCGCTCGCCAACGAACCCGACCTGCTGATTGCCGACGAACCGACGACCGCGCTCGACGTGACCGTGCAGGCCCAGATCCTGGAGCTCCTGAAGAAACTGCAGCGCCGTGAGGGCATGGCCATGCTCTTCATTACCCACGATCTCGGCATCGTGCGCAAATTCGCAGACCGCGTCTGCGTTATGACGGACGGCAAGATCGTGGAACAGGGGCCGGTCGCCGACATCTTCGACAATCCGCAGCACGACTACACCAAGCATCTTCTGGCCGCCGAGCCGAAGGGAGAGCCGCCCGAGACGGACAAGTCCAAGCCGGTCGTGGTGCAGGCGGAGGATCTGAAGGTCTGGTTCCCGGTCAAGCGCGGCCTGTTGCGCAAGACCGTCGATCACATCAAGGCCGTCGACGGCATCGATATCGAGGTCAGGCAGGGACAGACGCTGGGGATTGTCGGCGAAAGCGGCTCCGGCAAAACGACGCTGGGCCTTGCGATCCTGCGCATGATCTCGTCGACCGGCCGGATTTCGTTCGACGGCAACGAGATACAGCAGAACTCGTGGAAACAGATGAAGCCCCTGCGCCGGGATATGCAGATCGTTTTCCAGGATCCCTTCGGTGCCTTGTCGCCGCGCATGTCCGTCGCCGATATCGTCGGCGAAGGCCTGCAGGTCCACTTCCCGCAGATGTCATACGAGGAAAGGGACCGAAAAGTTGCTCAGGCCCTGGTCGAAGTCGGGCTTGAGGCCGGCATGCGGCACCGGTATCCACATGAGTTTTCCGGCGGTCAGCGACAACGGATCTCGATCGCGCGGGCAATGGTTCTGGAACCCAAGTTCGTCATGCTCGACGAACCGACCTCCGCACTCGACATGAGCGTGCAGGCCCAGGTTGTTGATCTGCTGCGGGATCTGCAAAAGGCGCATGGCCTTGCATATCTGTTTATCTCTCACGATCTCAAGGTCGTGCGGGCGCTTGCGAACGAAGTGATCGTGATGCGGCAGGGCAAGGTCGTGGAGGCCGGACCGTCGGAGCAGATATTCGATGCACCGGAAACCGACTACACCCGCGCGCTCATGGCCGCCGCTTTCCGCCTGGAAACGGCACCGGAAGGCGTCGTGAGCGCCTGA